From the genome of Virgibacillus siamensis, one region includes:
- a CDS encoding formate--tetrahydrofolate ligase yields the protein MATDIEIAQSATLKPIEDIAASLDLSKDDWEPYGHTKAKLSNNLLDKLKDKPDGKIILVTSINPTPAGEGKSTVTVGLGQALNRLGKKAIIALREPSLGPVMGMKGGAAGGGYSQVLPMEDINLHFTGDLHAITSANNALSAFIDNHIHRGNKLNIDPRRIEWKRVMDMNDRVLRQIVVGLGGPLKGVPREDGFNITVASEIMAILCLATSLTNLKERISNIVIGYTYDEEPITVKDLKIEGALTLLLKDAIKPNLVQTTENTAAIIHGGPFANIAHGCNSIMATKTAAKLGDYVVTEAGFGADLGLEKFLDIKSRAGGFETDAVVIVATVRALKMHGGVAKDNLQTENVKALQAGMANLEKHIETVNQFGLPFVVAINKFPSDTHAETDYIKDWCESRGIDVALTDIWAQGGAGGIELAENIMKTAESPERNFQRIYELEDTLETKIRKVAQKVYGADGIELTSKAKKQVAFYEKQGWGKLPVCMAKTQYSLSDDPSLVGRPSGFTVTIRELRPSIGAGFIVVLTGDMMTMPGLPKKPAALNMDVTEDGKIKGLF from the coding sequence ATGGCTACTGATATTGAAATTGCACAGAGCGCTACATTAAAGCCGATTGAGGATATTGCTGCTAGTCTTGATTTGTCAAAGGATGACTGGGAACCATACGGACACACAAAAGCAAAGTTATCCAATAACTTATTGGACAAATTAAAGGACAAACCTGATGGTAAAATCATTTTAGTGACTTCCATTAATCCAACGCCTGCCGGTGAAGGGAAATCAACTGTTACTGTCGGCCTCGGACAAGCATTAAATCGACTCGGAAAAAAAGCAATTATTGCACTGCGGGAACCATCGCTTGGCCCTGTTATGGGAATGAAGGGCGGTGCAGCAGGGGGAGGTTATTCACAGGTCCTCCCAATGGAAGATATTAATTTGCATTTCACTGGAGACCTGCATGCCATTACAAGTGCCAACAATGCACTTAGTGCGTTTATTGATAATCATATACATCGGGGAAATAAATTGAATATCGATCCTCGCCGCATAGAATGGAAACGGGTAATGGATATGAATGACCGGGTTCTCCGGCAAATTGTCGTCGGACTCGGCGGACCCCTGAAAGGTGTGCCGAGAGAAGACGGATTTAATATTACCGTTGCCTCGGAGATTATGGCAATCCTCTGTTTGGCTACCAGTCTAACAAATTTGAAGGAACGAATCTCAAACATCGTGATAGGATACACCTACGACGAGGAACCGATAACGGTGAAAGACTTGAAAATCGAAGGGGCATTAACATTACTTCTAAAAGATGCAATCAAGCCGAACCTTGTGCAAACAACAGAAAATACGGCTGCCATCATTCACGGCGGACCATTTGCGAATATTGCTCACGGATGCAACAGTATTATGGCTACCAAGACAGCGGCAAAGCTTGGCGATTACGTTGTGACCGAGGCAGGATTTGGTGCAGATTTGGGACTCGAAAAATTCCTCGATATAAAATCGCGCGCAGGTGGGTTTGAAACAGATGCTGTAGTCATTGTAGCAACTGTCCGGGCATTAAAAATGCATGGCGGTGTGGCAAAAGACAATTTACAAACAGAAAATGTGAAGGCATTGCAGGCAGGCATGGCCAATTTAGAGAAGCATATCGAAACGGTCAATCAGTTTGGTCTGCCATTTGTCGTTGCCATTAATAAATTCCCTTCCGATACACACGCTGAAACTGATTATATTAAAGACTGGTGTGAATCAAGAGGTATTGATGTTGCACTTACTGATATATGGGCACAGGGTGGAGCCGGTGGTATAGAACTGGCTGAAAATATAATGAAAACAGCTGAAAGTCCGGAAAGAAACTTTCAGCGGATTTACGAATTAGAAGACACACTTGAGACCAAAATTCGAAAAGTAGCACAAAAAGTGTATGGTGCTGATGGAATTGAATTAACATCAAAAGCTAAAAAGCAGGTGGCTTTTTACGAAAAACAGGGGTGGGGTAAGTTACCGGTGTGTATGGCCAAAACACAGTATTCACTCTCTGACGATCCATCACTTGTCGGCAGACCATCCGGATTTACTGTAACAATAAGGGAATTACGACCATCCATTGGTGCCGGGTTCATTGTTGTATTAACCGGTGATATGATGACAATGCCTGGACTTCCAAAAAAACCGGCTGCATTAAATATGGATGTAACGGAAGACGGGAAAATAAAAGGTTTATTCTAA
- a CDS encoding cold-shock protein, giving the protein MENGVVKWFNAEKGYGFIQVEEGNDVFVHYSAIQEEGFKSLEEGQEVDFEIVEGERGPQAANVVKK; this is encoded by the coding sequence ATGGAAAATGGAGTAGTTAAATGGTTCAACGCAGAAAAAGGTTACGGCTTTATCCAAGTTGAGGAAGGAAATGATGTATTCGTACATTATTCCGCAATTCAAGAAGAAGGCTTCAAATCCCTTGAAGAAGGTCAAGAAGTTGACTTCGAAATTGTCGAAGGTGAGCGCGGACCTCAGGCTGCAAATGTAGTTAAAAAATAA
- a CDS encoding queuosine precursor transporter, which yields MPNELIWFLFAMLNFSLLLFFYRMFGKMGLFVWIGLATVIANIQVLKTVELFGLTATLGNIIYGTAYLGTDILNEKYGKKDAKRAVWMGFSTLIAMTVMMQISLVFNPGPDDIAHESLETIFGMIPRVAAGSLAAYAMSQYFDVLIYDKLRKLFPADKFLWVRNNGSTMLSQLLDTAVFCSIAFLGQFPMTVWFEIFITTYVIKFIVALIDTPFMYIAKYIHQSK from the coding sequence ATGCCAAATGAACTGATTTGGTTTTTATTTGCAATGTTGAACTTTTCATTGCTGTTATTTTTTTATCGGATGTTTGGGAAAATGGGTTTATTTGTTTGGATCGGGCTGGCTACAGTTATTGCGAACATTCAGGTCCTCAAGACCGTTGAGCTGTTTGGATTGACTGCCACACTTGGTAACATCATTTATGGCACCGCCTATTTGGGAACGGATATTCTCAATGAAAAATACGGAAAAAAAGATGCGAAAAGAGCTGTCTGGATGGGATTTTCGACATTAATAGCCATGACCGTGATGATGCAGATTTCCCTTGTATTCAATCCTGGACCAGATGATATCGCACATGAGTCGTTGGAGACGATTTTCGGCATGATTCCGCGTGTTGCTGCCGGAAGTCTTGCCGCCTATGCAATGAGTCAGTACTTTGATGTATTAATTTACGACAAGCTGCGTAAACTGTTTCCCGCAGATAAGTTTCTTTGGGTGCGAAATAATGGAAGCACAATGCTCAGTCAGCTTCTGGATACAGCAGTCTTCTGTTCTATTGCATTTTTAGGTCAGTTCCCGATGACAGTCTGGTTTGAAATTTTCATAACAACCTATGTTATTAAATTTATTGTTGCACTAATTGATACACCTTTTATGTATATTGCAAAATATATACACCAAAGCAAATAA
- a CDS encoding isoprenylcysteine carboxyl methyltransferase family protein: MSVWIWLFILVVILQRIIELFIAKQNEIWMKGRGGVEKGEKHYKWFILLHCFFFLSMMTEVVVDGTSNMNFSYFWFSVFLLTQMCRIWCIQSLGRFWNTKVIILPGVALIRKGPYKYVKHPNYIIVAIELFVIPFMIGAQVTAVIFPILHIMLLRVRIPREEKALRNAAT; encoded by the coding sequence ATGAGTGTATGGATATGGCTGTTTATACTGGTTGTTATATTACAGCGAATAATTGAACTGTTTATTGCAAAACAAAACGAAATTTGGATGAAGGGGAGAGGTGGAGTAGAGAAGGGAGAAAAACATTACAAATGGTTTATCCTGCTGCATTGTTTCTTTTTTCTATCCATGATGACAGAAGTTGTTGTCGATGGCACATCCAACATGAATTTCAGTTATTTCTGGTTCTCCGTATTCCTTTTAACGCAAATGTGCAGAATCTGGTGCATCCAGTCACTGGGCAGGTTCTGGAATACAAAGGTAATTATATTGCCCGGCGTTGCGCTGATTAGAAAAGGACCATATAAATATGTGAAGCATCCGAATTATATTATTGTTGCAATCGAACTGTTTGTCATTCCATTTATGATTGGAGCACAAGTAACCGCGGTTATCTTTCCGATTCTTCACATAATGCTGCTGCGCGTTCGAATTCCCCGTGAAGAAAAAGCACTGCGGAATGCAGCAACATAA
- a CDS encoding type III polyketide synthase has protein sequence MAYISSVGKGIPKYNINQHEVRELVRDIFSIDGREARRFLPVFDHAKIENRQFVTDANWFGKRHTFKEKNDLYRQHAVTYSLQAMDDCLSNEAFLTKDIPYEAIDLIIFVSSTGLSTPSIDTTLMNKRPFRDDVFRMPLWGLGCAGGAIGLARAFDWLSAHPDKNVLLVCCELCSLTFQIDDRQKSNLIGTALFGDGISSVLLTGETSPYTSYHRNKKPFLRQTNTRTMKNSEDVMGWDVTNNGLEVVFSKSIPSLVKSFWSMHIDAFLTENNISQDAIYSFVAHPGGLKVLKAMEEVLDVTGEKFRHSYQVLRDHGNMSSATVLYVLDKWMRESIPDQELGIISALGPGFSSELLLMEWGKS, from the coding sequence ATGGCATATATTTCTTCAGTCGGAAAAGGAATCCCCAAATATAATATCAATCAACATGAAGTAAGAGAGCTTGTTAGGGATATTTTCTCAATCGACGGCAGGGAAGCACGTCGCTTTCTGCCGGTATTCGACCATGCAAAAATTGAAAATAGACAGTTTGTGACAGATGCCAATTGGTTCGGGAAGAGACATACTTTCAAGGAAAAAAATGATTTGTACCGTCAACATGCTGTTACATATTCATTGCAGGCTATGGATGATTGTCTATCCAACGAAGCATTTTTAACAAAAGATATACCATATGAAGCAATTGACCTCATAATCTTTGTATCGAGTACCGGGCTTTCAACCCCCTCCATCGATACCACATTAATGAATAAACGTCCTTTCCGGGATGATGTGTTCCGAATGCCATTATGGGGATTAGGCTGCGCAGGTGGTGCGATAGGGCTTGCAAGAGCATTTGACTGGTTGTCGGCTCATCCGGATAAAAACGTTCTGCTGGTGTGCTGTGAACTTTGCAGTTTAACATTTCAAATAGATGATCGGCAGAAAAGCAATCTTATTGGCACAGCGCTTTTCGGTGATGGAATCAGTTCTGTTTTATTAACAGGGGAAACTTCACCATATACGTCTTATCATCGAAACAAAAAACCATTTCTTCGACAGACAAACACCCGGACGATGAAGAATAGCGAAGATGTTATGGGCTGGGATGTAACTAATAATGGTTTGGAAGTTGTTTTTTCAAAAAGTATCCCCTCATTGGTTAAATCTTTTTGGAGCATGCATATTGATGCATTTTTAACTGAAAATAATATCAGTCAGGATGCAATATATTCCTTTGTAGCACATCCAGGGGGGCTAAAGGTACTAAAAGCAATGGAAGAAGTATTAGATGTTACAGGCGAGAAATTCAGGCATTCCTATCAGGTATTGCGTGATCATGGAAATATGTCATCCGCGACTGTTCTTTATGTATTGGACAAGTGGATGCGGGAAAGTATACCTGATCAGGAGCTGGGTATTATTTCTGCATTGGGGCCTGGTTTCAGTTCAGAATTACTGTTAATGGAATGGGGTAAATCATGA
- a CDS encoding carboxypeptidase M32 — MTTLKQTEQDFLKLLKEQNAYQEATMLTFWDMRTKIPKNGVEQRSEVVGFLSEKQHQIETSEKMKYFIDELKESTTDSLIRKAVEECEETYERNRKIPTDEYKAYVMLQSKSEAIWQEAREKNDFALFQPYLEKLAGYNKQFAEYWGYQRNRYDALLHNFEPGVTTETLDTVFPKVRKSLTDLLEKINESTSKPDPSVLKGQFPVKDQEAFTINILKEMGYNFSSGRLDETIHPFAIALNMNDVRITTRYDEEDFRMAVFGTIHEGGHAIYEQNIDPKLAGTPLATGTSMGIHESQSLFWENFIGRSKAFWDRHYHVFQSYAPDKFQKVSLNDFYKAVNEVKPSLIRIEADELTYPLHIMIRYELENALINDEINVSDLPGLWNEKMDDYLGVIPPTNREGVLQDIHWAGGDFGYFPSYALGYMYAAQFYNAMNKEMDVDNLVRNGKYENIRNWLSKHIHQYGKTKKPLDIIEDVTKEKLNPDHLLNYLKTKYSTIY, encoded by the coding sequence GTGACAACACTTAAACAAACAGAGCAGGATTTTCTTAAGTTATTGAAAGAACAAAATGCATATCAGGAAGCCACCATGCTCACTTTTTGGGATATGCGGACGAAAATACCGAAAAATGGTGTTGAGCAGCGTTCAGAAGTAGTAGGATTTTTATCGGAAAAGCAACACCAAATTGAAACCTCCGAGAAAATGAAATACTTCATTGATGAATTAAAGGAAAGTACAACAGATTCACTTATTCGAAAAGCTGTTGAAGAATGTGAAGAGACGTACGAGCGAAACCGGAAAATACCAACCGATGAATATAAAGCCTATGTTATGCTGCAATCCAAATCAGAAGCAATCTGGCAGGAAGCGCGTGAGAAAAACGATTTTGCATTGTTTCAGCCATACCTTGAAAAACTGGCAGGCTATAACAAGCAATTCGCGGAATACTGGGGTTATCAAAGAAATAGGTATGATGCCTTGCTGCATAATTTTGAACCTGGCGTAACGACGGAAACGCTTGATACCGTTTTTCCAAAAGTACGCAAGTCGCTGACGGATTTACTCGAAAAAATTAATGAAAGTACTTCAAAACCGGATCCATCTGTTTTGAAAGGGCAATTTCCAGTTAAGGACCAGGAAGCTTTTACTATTAATATTCTGAAGGAAATGGGATATAATTTTTCATCCGGAAGATTGGATGAAACGATCCATCCATTCGCAATAGCTTTGAATATGAATGATGTACGAATCACCACACGATACGATGAAGAGGATTTTCGGATGGCAGTGTTCGGAACCATTCATGAAGGCGGACATGCCATATACGAACAGAACATTGATCCGAAATTAGCCGGAACACCTTTGGCGACTGGTACTTCAATGGGAATTCACGAATCTCAATCGCTTTTCTGGGAGAACTTTATTGGAAGGAGCAAAGCTTTTTGGGATAGACATTACCATGTATTCCAATCATATGCACCAGATAAGTTTCAAAAGGTATCCTTGAATGATTTTTATAAAGCTGTCAACGAAGTAAAACCATCATTAATCCGGATCGAAGCAGATGAACTGACGTATCCGCTCCATATCATGATAAGGTACGAACTGGAAAATGCACTTATAAACGATGAAATAAATGTGAGTGATCTGCCTGGGCTTTGGAATGAAAAAATGGATGACTACCTTGGTGTCATACCTCCAACAAACCGTGAAGGCGTTCTGCAGGATATTCACTGGGCGGGAGGCGATTTCGGGTATTTTCCATCCTATGCACTTGGTTATATGTACGCAGCACAATTTTACAACGCTATGAATAAAGAGATGGACGTTGACAATCTTGTGCGAAACGGTAAATATGAAAATATCCGCAATTGGCTGTCCAAACATATTCACCAGTACGGAAAAACGAAAAAGCCACTGGACATTATAGAAGATGTAACAAAGGAAAAACTAAATCCCGATCATTTATTGAACTATTTAAAAACCAAATATTCAACAATTTATTAA
- a CDS encoding THUMP domain-containing class I SAM-dependent RNA methyltransferase, producing MVQNVTLIATAAMGLESIVSKEIKQLGYEAEVENGKVIFQAPISAIPRCNLWLRTADRVKLLVGKFKTATFDELFESTKALPWEQFISEEGKFPVSGKSVKSTLYSVPDCQAIVKKAIAERLKLKYGIADKMPENGAMYKVEVAIHKDEALLTLDTSGTGLHKRGYRVGQGEAPLKETMAAALILLTNWKPDLPLIDPFCGSGTIPIEAALIGQNIAPGFNREFDSEDWDFIKQNVWDEAFAEAEDLANYEQKLDITGSDIDHKMIKVSNDNAKEAGLGELISWKQMQVKDLFIRKGNGYLIGNPPYGQRIGDKKAVATIYRDIGIIMREHPSWSVYIMTAHEEFEKAYGMNATKKRKLFNGFIQTNYYQYFGRKEGRDA from the coding sequence ATGGTACAAAATGTAACATTAATTGCAACAGCTGCAATGGGCTTGGAATCAATTGTGTCAAAAGAAATCAAACAATTGGGATACGAAGCCGAAGTTGAAAACGGAAAAGTAATATTTCAGGCACCAATATCCGCTATTCCACGCTGTAACTTATGGCTTCGAACGGCAGACCGGGTAAAATTACTTGTCGGGAAATTCAAGACTGCTACATTCGATGAATTATTTGAGTCGACAAAAGCTTTGCCTTGGGAACAATTTATATCCGAGGAGGGAAAGTTTCCGGTATCAGGTAAATCCGTTAAATCGACATTATACAGTGTTCCGGATTGTCAGGCCATCGTAAAAAAAGCAATTGCTGAACGACTGAAATTAAAGTATGGAATCGCCGATAAAATGCCTGAAAATGGTGCCATGTATAAGGTAGAAGTTGCAATACATAAAGATGAGGCATTGCTGACACTTGATACATCAGGCACTGGTCTTCATAAAAGAGGTTACCGTGTCGGCCAGGGGGAAGCTCCATTAAAAGAAACAATGGCTGCAGCACTTATACTGCTGACAAATTGGAAACCTGATCTTCCGTTAATCGATCCTTTTTGCGGGTCCGGCACAATCCCGATTGAGGCTGCGCTGATCGGTCAGAATATTGCTCCGGGATTCAACCGGGAATTTGATTCGGAAGATTGGGATTTTATAAAACAAAACGTTTGGGATGAAGCATTTGCTGAAGCAGAAGATTTGGCAAATTATGAACAAAAACTCGATATAACCGGATCCGATATTGATCATAAAATGATAAAGGTCTCTAATGACAATGCAAAGGAAGCAGGACTCGGTGAGCTAATCTCCTGGAAACAAATGCAGGTAAAGGATCTATTTATTCGAAAGGGAAACGGTTATCTCATTGGTAATCCGCCATATGGTCAGCGCATTGGTGATAAGAAGGCCGTTGCGACCATCTATCGGGATATTGGCATCATTATGCGCGAACATCCTTCATGGAGTGTATACATCATGACAGCACACGAAGAATTTGAAAAGGCGTATGGCATGAATGCAACGAAGAAAAGAAAATTATTTAACGGCTTTATTCAAACGAATTATTACCAATATTTTGGACGGAAAGAGGGGAGAGATGCGTGA
- the gpsB gene encoding cell division regulator GpsB, whose amino-acid sequence MNANRIQLSGKDILEKEFKTAIRGYHQEEVDEFLDTVIQDYEAYQQEIEKLKQENERLRKQSDQSRTRSTTPNHQVNYDVLKRLSNLEKAVFGKKYADS is encoded by the coding sequence ATGAATGCAAATCGAATACAGTTAAGCGGAAAAGACATTTTGGAAAAAGAATTTAAAACGGCAATACGCGGTTACCACCAAGAAGAGGTAGATGAATTTCTTGATACTGTTATTCAGGACTATGAAGCATATCAACAGGAAATTGAAAAATTAAAACAGGAAAATGAACGTTTACGTAAGCAGTCAGATCAATCGAGAACAAGATCTACAACTCCAAATCACCAGGTGAATTATGACGTGTTAAAACGATTGTCAAACCTGGAAAAGGCGGTCTTTGGCAAAAAATATGCAGATTCGTGA
- a CDS encoding cytidine deaminase yields MNKRDLISTAVEIREKAYVPYSKFPVGAALKTTSGKIYTGCNIENAAYPVSCCAERVAIFKAISDGERDFSEMAVAADTKRPVPPCGSCRQVMSEFFHSDTAIHLTNLDNDVKTITMEELLPFSFQQDDLTGL; encoded by the coding sequence ATGAATAAACGTGATTTAATCAGTACAGCTGTCGAAATACGAGAAAAAGCTTATGTCCCGTATTCGAAATTTCCTGTAGGTGCAGCGCTAAAGACAACGTCAGGAAAAATTTACACCGGATGCAATATCGAAAATGCTGCATATCCTGTAAGTTGTTGTGCGGAAAGAGTGGCAATATTTAAAGCGATTTCTGACGGTGAGCGTGATTTTAGTGAGATGGCGGTTGCTGCAGACACAAAAAGGCCCGTGCCGCCGTGCGGATCCTGCAGGCAGGTAATGAGCGAATTTTTCCATTCCGATACAGCGATCCATTTAACAAATTTGGATAACGATGTAAAAACGATTACGATGGAAGAATTACTTCCATTTTCCTTTCAGCAGGATGATTTAACAGGACTATAA
- a CDS encoding DUF1798 family protein, whose amino-acid sequence MDVKTKTEQLKQYLQNLKTKYEKNSPPENRKDKDFFLNVKTYTEPIYIMLDEWEEETLVLVKEKKVSLHPHQVTSTRENMGLLLMHSFYIDVKRKRYMELNHSVNFIFDQLINELNER is encoded by the coding sequence ATGGATGTAAAAACAAAAACAGAGCAGCTGAAACAATATTTACAGAACCTAAAAACAAAATACGAAAAAAACAGCCCTCCGGAAAATCGAAAAGACAAGGATTTCTTTTTAAACGTAAAAACATACACCGAACCAATATATATCATGCTGGATGAGTGGGAGGAAGAAACACTTGTGCTGGTTAAAGAGAAGAAGGTATCACTCCATCCGCACCAGGTTACATCTACAAGAGAAAATATGGGCCTTTTACTGATGCACAGTTTTTACATCGATGTGAAGCGAAAACGGTATATGGAGCTTAACCATTCGGTAAACTTCATATTCGATCAGCTTATCAATGAGTTAAATGAAAGATAG
- a CDS encoding acid-soluble spore protein SspM: MEKKQSDQRKERKPNRKPEDTGNKKLDGPNRPST; the protein is encoded by the coding sequence ATGGAGAAAAAACAATCCGATCAACGTAAGGAACGTAAACCAAACCGAAAACCGGAAGATACCGGAAATAAAAAATTGGATGGCCCTAACCGTCCATCAACATGA
- a CDS encoding DUF2515 family protein: MKVGMFMHCKSEKHHCLHYITKKTNEHNSDNISRTNAYQNFYTRFPEIKWALVASLVSRNAGWNMTDLMLPAFLDILGKKERNQLFMTYERANWLIFSDAYPQLLVYQLSIQQNRPLFHLLPDFHVSKYMIKEWQTFWKFGDRERLMLALIINEQNVIQQPVVHQSYFEHHVFLRLPYLLQDILLLNAIILPTTSNELYGVNVHDFTKVSNRITLGKKIASIIFHPSVYPSIYTFVSTNEHTGSRGDYEKYFAVPTKRAPMLRMVYPVISHQDIIRKDWYKQGGIKKKWLKKVSAEFNQDVSTSFYRRRKILTAYYYMKKIL, from the coding sequence ATGAAAGTGGGTATGTTCATGCATTGTAAATCGGAAAAACATCACTGTCTACATTATATAACAAAAAAAACCAATGAACATAATTCGGATAACATTTCCCGAACAAATGCATATCAAAACTTTTATACCCGATTTCCGGAAATAAAATGGGCCCTAGTTGCAAGTTTGGTTTCAAGAAATGCCGGTTGGAATATGACAGATCTAATGCTGCCGGCATTTCTTGATATACTGGGAAAGAAGGAGCGGAACCAATTATTTATGACATACGAGCGGGCTAACTGGCTTATCTTTTCGGATGCTTACCCGCAGCTTCTGGTTTATCAGCTCTCCATACAACAAAATAGACCGCTATTCCATTTGTTGCCTGATTTTCATGTCTCCAAATACATGATAAAGGAATGGCAGACATTTTGGAAATTCGGTGACAGGGAGCGGCTCATGCTGGCACTGATTATCAATGAACAGAATGTTATCCAGCAGCCGGTTGTTCATCAGTCCTATTTCGAGCATCATGTATTTTTGCGTCTGCCGTACCTGCTTCAGGATATTTTATTGTTAAATGCCATTATACTGCCGACAACTTCTAATGAGTTATATGGTGTGAATGTACATGATTTTACAAAAGTATCCAATAGAATTACGTTAGGAAAAAAGATTGCCTCTATTATTTTTCATCCTTCTGTATATCCATCCATTTATACGTTTGTTTCAACCAATGAACATACCGGTTCACGAGGTGATTACGAGAAGTATTTTGCTGTTCCAACAAAAAGAGCCCCCATGTTACGTATGGTATATCCGGTAATTTCACATCAGGATATAATTCGAAAAGATTGGTATAAACAAGGGGGCATCAAGAAAAAATGGCTGAAAAAAGTGTCTGCTGAATTTAATCAGGATGTCAGTACTTCTTTCTACAGGAGAAGGAAGATACTTACTGCATACTACTATATGAAAAAAATATTATAG